One genomic segment of Bombina bombina isolate aBomBom1 chromosome 4, aBomBom1.pri, whole genome shotgun sequence includes these proteins:
- the LOC128655342 gene encoding RING finger protein 224, with translation MALDKVDISLGSDLTLSYEEYECKICYNYFDLDRRAPKLLECLHTFCQECLSTLHWREDRPWRLSCPVCRHRTVVPDCRVEALPINTKVAEAFPTYVRPDDPLPQDILPPIQYQQHGLQYHQPPTEGAQPVIASTRGQGAFSGRNQQQPVGAPSPTRGYERCQSCKRAVLTAGCVCVVFSFLAMVVLLFAGLVFVNRYSGAPAPSPAGPICLSVASVLALFSVVITWVICWLKYRPDPAEVVRGSSGRRDT, from the exons ATGGCATTGGATAAAGTGGACATCAGCCTGGGATCAGACCTCACCCTATCCTATGAGGAATATGAGTGTAAGATTTGTTACAATTACTTTGACCTAGACAGGAGGGCCCCAAAGCTATTGGAGTGTCTGCATACTTTCTGCCAGGAGTGCCTCAGTACTCTGCACTGGAGGGAGGATCGACCATGGCGTTTGTCTTGTCCAGTCTGTCGTCACCGCACAGTGGTACCAGACTGCAGAGTGGAAGCCTTGCCCATTAATACCAAGGTGGCTGAGGCTTTTCCCACGTATGTGAGACCCGATGACCCATTGCCTCAGGATATTCTACCTCCTATTCAGTACCAGCAGCATGGGTTACAATACCATCAACCACCTACAG AGGGTGCTCAACCGGTTATTGCCTCTACTAGAGGCCAGGGAGCCTTTTCAGGCCGAAATCAACAACAGCCTGTGGGTGCACCATCTCCTACAAGAGGCTATGAAAGGTGTCAGAGCTGCAAGCGAGCGGTTCTGACTGCAGGCTGTGTCTGTGTTGTTTTCTCCTTCTTGGCCATGGTGGTTCTGCTGTTTGCAGGCCTGGTGTTTGTGAATCGTTACAGTGGGGCACCAGCACCTTCCCCTGCAGGGCCCATCTGTCTATCTGTGGCCAGTGTACTGGCACTTTTCTCAGTGGTGATCACCTGGGTAATTTGTTGGCTTAAATACAGACCAGACCCTGCTGAGGTTGTCCGGGGATCTTCAGGACGAAGGGACACATGA